From the Sulfuricurvum sp. genome, one window contains:
- a CDS encoding flagellar basal body rod C-terminal domain-containing protein: protein MISSNVSSLMSNQTYMNNNASNVANVNTDGYIPRNTTISETTNGGTKANTSMATSNGSEKSQTDLTKEVTDQISIEKVSEANVQAIRTQNEMLGSLLDIKA from the coding sequence ATGATAAGCTCAAATGTCTCTTCATTAATGTCTAATCAAACATACATGAATAATAATGCTTCTAATGTTGCAAATGTTAATACCGATGGATACATTCCACGTAATACGACTATTAGCGAAACAACCAATGGTGGTACTAAAGCGAATACATCAATGGCAACTTCAAATGGAAGTGAAAAATCACAAACTGATCTCACCAAAGAGGTTACAGACCAAATCTCTATCGAAAAAGTGAGTGAAGCCAATGTACAAGCAATCCGTACCCAAAATGAGATGCTAGGTTCACTACTCGATATTAAAGCTTAG
- a CDS encoding SH3 domain-containing C40 family peptidase, translating into MHYKFLVFLVIIFFTGCSSTKSPVISQIPLAPPPPLICKENNISVTSDEQIFVQEIENEIPQYGKKANDLENFPQDISVYVDKNGMNQESIFEIQKQFEGNYYRPWNYTTAPICAKEAMWPIGAFKSGYGSNLKPHDTTWFREMELQSNFSAFSTVNKPAITTRWMNLRVMPTIKPLYKNPAKPGEGYPFDLLQNSSIAFNEPIFISHYSQDGAWAYVFTNNASGWVEANSIAILRMDQIDLLKKKEKLFITQDRIPLKSIDNQFITYSRIGMVLSAIGESDEEYKALWIDNSGAVRELRVPKYAAHIGIRLITKEELHQIGSNLLRNTYGWGGMFEERDCSSMIRDYFTPFGIWLPRNSAEQARKGEVISLKDLNNTQKLTLIKEKGIPFQTILYKKGHVLLYVGTYDDTVMVMHNIWGIRTKNKEGVKGRVVIGKAVISTLELGRDVEDFDFENMLLSTITSMNIFTKPSLPIAQKKSDKKLSKL; encoded by the coding sequence ATGCATTATAAATTTTTAGTATTTTTAGTTATCATTTTTTTTACTGGTTGTAGCTCTACAAAATCTCCTGTAATCTCTCAAATTCCTTTAGCTCCACCCCCTCCGCTTATTTGTAAAGAAAACAATATAAGCGTTACTTCTGATGAGCAAATTTTTGTACAAGAGATAGAAAATGAGATTCCTCAATATGGTAAAAAAGCAAATGATTTAGAAAATTTCCCTCAAGATATTAGTGTTTACGTAGATAAAAACGGTATGAATCAGGAATCGATTTTTGAAATTCAAAAACAGTTTGAAGGCAACTATTATCGGCCATGGAATTACACCACTGCACCGATTTGTGCCAAAGAAGCTATGTGGCCGATAGGTGCATTTAAAAGCGGGTATGGGAGTAATTTAAAGCCACATGATACGACATGGTTTCGTGAGATGGAATTGCAAAGTAATTTTAGTGCTTTTTCAACGGTTAATAAGCCTGCAATCACAACCCGATGGATGAATCTTCGGGTAATGCCGACGATCAAACCTCTCTATAAAAATCCAGCAAAACCGGGTGAAGGGTATCCGTTTGATTTACTCCAAAATAGCAGTATAGCCTTTAATGAGCCTATATTTATCTCCCATTACTCACAAGATGGAGCATGGGCATACGTTTTTACCAATAACGCTTCTGGTTGGGTTGAAGCCAATAGTATAGCGATCCTTAGAATGGATCAAATTGATTTGTTAAAGAAAAAAGAGAAGCTCTTTATCACACAAGATAGGATTCCACTTAAAAGTATCGATAACCAATTTATAACCTATTCACGTATCGGAATGGTGTTGTCTGCCATCGGTGAATCCGATGAGGAGTATAAAGCATTATGGATTGATAATAGCGGAGCTGTGAGAGAATTGCGTGTTCCGAAATATGCAGCACATATCGGTATACGTTTGATTACAAAAGAAGAGTTACATCAAATTGGCTCTAATCTGTTACGTAATACATATGGCTGGGGTGGTATGTTTGAAGAGCGTGATTGCTCTTCCATGATACGTGATTATTTTACCCCTTTTGGGATTTGGTTACCTCGTAATTCGGCAGAACAAGCACGAAAAGGGGAAGTGATTTCACTCAAAGATTTAAATAATACCCAGAAACTGACCCTTATCAAAGAGAAAGGGATCCCTTTCCAAACAATACTCTATAAAAAAGGGCATGTTCTCCTTTATGTGGGTACGTATGATGATACGGTTATGGTAATGCATAATATATGGGGAATACGTACTAAAAATAAAGAAGGTGTCAAGGGTAGGGTAGTTATTGGAAAAGCAGTGATTAGCACACTTGAGCTGGGTCGTGATGTCGAAGATTTTGATTTTGAAAATATGCTCTTAAGTACGATTACCAGTATGAATATTTTTACAAAACCGTCACTACCGATTGCACAAAAGAAAAGCGATAAAAAGCTTTCTAAGCTTTAA
- a CDS encoding LexA family transcriptional regulator, whose translation MKSFYDIVEMIKDVISNEYADKKVFDKDVAELLGISQMNFATMKKRNKIPFNELLDFCAKRSIAINWLLYNQSPESLIEPTNKVYMVRYFSSVSASAGGGADNDEFESEPLMLEENFVASLGGEKELRYIEAINVSGDSMEPSFSYNDIVFINRSKIDVGRGGIFTIRTEHGLFIKRIQVRIDGKLDIISDNKDYPISIARRDEVEVIGRVVGRFGSID comes from the coding sequence ATGAAAAGTTTTTATGATATTGTCGAAATGATTAAAGATGTTATTTCCAACGAATATGCCGACAAGAAAGTTTTCGATAAAGATGTTGCGGAGTTGCTCGGTATTTCACAGATGAATTTTGCAACAATGAAAAAGCGCAATAAAATCCCTTTTAATGAGTTATTGGACTTTTGTGCCAAACGCTCTATTGCTATCAATTGGCTTTTATACAATCAATCTCCTGAAAGTCTCATCGAACCAACCAATAAAGTCTACATGGTTCGTTATTTTTCATCGGTGAGTGCATCAGCTGGTGGTGGCGCAGATAACGATGAATTTGAATCTGAACCGTTGATGCTAGAAGAGAATTTTGTTGCATCATTAGGTGGTGAAAAAGAGCTTCGATATATTGAAGCGATTAATGTTTCGGGAGATTCCATGGAACCCTCTTTTAGTTATAACGATATTGTTTTTATTAACCGTTCAAAAATCGATGTCGGTCGTGGAGGAATTTTTACAATTCGTACTGAACACGGGCTCTTTATTAAACGTATTCAAGTAAGAATTGATGGCAAACTCGATATTATTTCGGACAATAAAGATTACCCTATCTCTATTGCACGTCGTGATGAAGTAGAGGTAATAGGGCGTGTTGTCGGTCGTTTTGGCAGTATAGATTAG
- a CDS encoding tRNA (cytidine(34)-2'-O)-methyltransferase, with amino-acid sequence MFNIVLVTPQIPNNTGAIGRLCVNTGSTLHLIKPLGFDIDEKAVRRAGLDYWHKIDLRVWENIDEFFAENPLSERFFFATTKTTIPYFDHQFREGDYLFFGSETAGIPSEILLASPQQCMTIPMTKEGRSLNLAISTGIILYEAIKQNFTTYQEGM; translated from the coding sequence ATGTTTAATATTGTACTAGTAACACCGCAAATTCCGAATAACACGGGAGCTATTGGTCGTCTTTGTGTCAATACTGGCTCAACGCTCCATTTAATCAAACCACTCGGGTTTGATATCGATGAAAAAGCAGTTCGTCGTGCAGGTCTGGATTATTGGCATAAGATTGATTTGCGTGTATGGGAAAATATTGATGAGTTTTTTGCCGAAAACCCACTCAGCGAGCGTTTTTTCTTTGCCACAACTAAAACAACTATCCCCTATTTCGACCACCAATTTAGAGAAGGTGATTATCTCTTTTTCGGAAGCGAAACAGCAGGTATCCCCTCTGAAATTTTATTAGCATCACCACAACAATGCATGACAATCCCGATGACCAAAGAGGGACGTAGCCTCAATCTTGCTATCAGTACCGGAATAATTTTATACGAAGCAATCAAACAAAACTTTACCACGTATCAAGAGGGGATGTAA
- the purU gene encoding formyltetrahydrofolate deformylase, whose translation MTEQYRILIQCNDEKGLVYKVSNIFYHRNLNILSNNEFVDRAHNKFFMRSVVSGEADMDALKNELLAVLPKESRLEVIAPRKKRIVLMVTKESHALGDILIRYEAGELDATIVGVVSNYDLLEPLVSKFDIPFYTVSHEGVDRDTHEARVLECLHSFGELDYIVLAKYMRILTPRFVDAYEDKIINIHHSFLPAFIGANPYKQAYERGVKIIGATAHFVNNHLDEGPIIAQDVIHVDHAYGWEDMQRSGRDGEKIVLSKALKLALEDRIFVHSNRTVIF comes from the coding sequence ATGACGGAACAGTATCGAATTTTAATCCAATGTAATGATGAAAAAGGGCTTGTTTATAAAGTCTCCAATATTTTTTATCATCGAAATCTCAATATCCTCTCTAATAACGAGTTTGTAGATCGTGCTCATAATAAGTTTTTTATGCGTAGTGTGGTGAGTGGTGAAGCAGATATGGATGCACTTAAAAATGAGCTATTAGCAGTTTTACCAAAAGAATCTCGCTTAGAGGTTATTGCACCGCGAAAAAAACGGATTGTTTTAATGGTTACCAAAGAGTCTCATGCGTTGGGAGATATTCTCATCCGTTATGAAGCAGGTGAATTGGATGCAACCATCGTCGGGGTAGTCTCAAACTATGACCTTCTCGAACCGTTGGTCTCTAAATTTGACATCCCTTTTTATACTGTTTCTCATGAAGGAGTGGATAGAGATACTCACGAAGCACGTGTTCTTGAGTGTTTACACTCTTTCGGTGAACTTGATTATATCGTTTTAGCAAAATACATGCGTATCTTAACACCCCGTTTTGTTGATGCGTATGAAGATAAAATTATCAATATCCACCACTCATTTTTACCGGCATTTATTGGGGCAAATCCTTATAAGCAGGCGTATGAGCGTGGTGTTAAGATTATCGGTGCAACGGCCCATTTTGTCAATAATCATCTCGATGAAGGGCCGATTATTGCTCAAGATGTTATTCATGTCGATCATGCTTACGGTTGGGAAGATATGCAACGCTCAGGGCGTGACGGTGAAAAAATAGTCCTCTCCAAAGCGTTAAAATTGGCTTTGGAAGATCGCATTTTCGTCCATAGTAATCGCACAGTTATCTTTTAA
- a CDS encoding tetratricopeptide repeat protein produces the protein MQTLTLANIYELQGLKEEALEIYKEILKKDPSNGDAKIAIRRLSGMRKKFLGVNSEMKEFFVQMDEEAEFIQFERWLMRAWN, from the coding sequence ATGCAAACGTTAACCCTCGCAAATATTTATGAACTTCAAGGCCTCAAAGAGGAGGCGCTTGAGATATACAAAGAGATTCTAAAAAAAGATCCCTCCAACGGTGATGCAAAAATTGCTATACGACGGCTCTCAGGGATGCGTAAAAAGTTTTTGGGTGTTAATAGTGAGATGAAAGAGTTTTTTGTCCAAATGGATGAAGAGGCAGAGTTTATTCAATTTGAAAGGTGGTTAATGAGAGCATGGAACTAA
- the leuB gene encoding 3-isopropylmalate dehydrogenase: MKKYTIALIKGDGIGPEIIDEATKVLDAVAACEDIEFNYQEVLMGGCAYDAVGDPLPQETIDVSLASDAVLFGAIGGEKWDSLPREKRPESGLLRFRKELGVFANLRPANVYDELINASSLKPEIVKGVDLMVVRELIGGIYFGEPKGRDENRGWNTMVYSRDEVVRIAHVAFKIAMERSKKVCSVDKANVLDVSQLWREVVIEVSKEYPEVALSHMYVDNAAMQLIRDPKQFDVILTGNIFGDILSDEASMLSGSIGLLPSASVGAKIGVYEPIHGSAPDIAGQGIANPIATIASASMMLRYALGENTAADRIDYGIKQALAQGYRTKDISAFDAKEICTTSEMGSIIANLAAKCKR; the protein is encoded by the coding sequence ATGAAAAAATATACTATTGCCCTAATCAAAGGGGACGGAATCGGTCCTGAGATTATTGATGAAGCAACCAAAGTTCTGGATGCAGTTGCAGCGTGTGAAGATATCGAGTTTAATTACCAAGAGGTGTTGATGGGTGGATGCGCGTATGACGCGGTAGGAGACCCGCTTCCTCAAGAGACGATTGATGTCTCTCTTGCGAGTGATGCAGTACTATTTGGTGCTATCGGTGGAGAAAAATGGGATTCTCTTCCACGTGAAAAACGTCCTGAGAGTGGATTGCTCCGTTTCCGTAAAGAGTTAGGAGTTTTTGCTAACCTTCGTCCTGCTAATGTGTATGATGAACTCATCAATGCAAGCTCACTCAAACCAGAAATAGTCAAAGGTGTTGATTTGATGGTGGTGCGTGAGTTGATCGGCGGTATCTATTTTGGTGAACCGAAAGGGCGTGATGAGAATCGTGGATGGAACACGATGGTCTATAGCCGTGATGAAGTGGTGCGTATCGCTCACGTTGCCTTTAAAATTGCGATGGAGCGCTCTAAAAAAGTGTGTTCGGTTGATAAAGCAAACGTATTAGATGTAAGCCAATTGTGGCGTGAAGTGGTTATCGAAGTCTCAAAAGAGTATCCTGAAGTAGCCCTTTCACACATGTATGTCGATAATGCGGCGATGCAGTTGATTCGTGATCCGAAACAATTTGATGTCATACTCACTGGTAATATTTTCGGAGATATCTTGAGTGATGAAGCGAGTATGCTCTCCGGTTCTATCGGGCTTCTCCCTTCTGCTTCGGTTGGGGCGAAGATTGGTGTTTATGAGCCGATTCACGGTTCTGCTCCCGATATTGCAGGGCAGGGGATTGCTAACCCTATCGCAACAATAGCGAGTGCGTCAATGATGCTCCGTTATGCTTTGGGTGAAAACACGGCGGCGGATCGTATTGATTATGGTATCAAACAAGCACTTGCTCAAGGATACCGAACAAAAGATATTTCAGCATTTGATGCAAAAGAGATTTGCACCACCTCTGAAATGGGTTCAATCATTGCAAATCTTGCGGCGAAATGCAAACGTTAA
- a CDS encoding 3-isopropylmalate dehydratase small subunit codes for MQKIEGKVWNFGKDIDTDLIIAARYLNTSNPQELAKHVMEDADPTFVSKMTPGDIIVADENFGCGSSREHAPIALKAAGVAAVIAPTFARIFYRNAFNMGLPIFELPESLEIKEGESVSIDMDAGTITNTTNGKVYNFIPIPPFMQELISSGGLMNYAQVEIASGETK; via the coding sequence ATGCAAAAAATCGAAGGGAAAGTGTGGAATTTCGGTAAAGATATCGATACCGACCTCATAATAGCTGCCCGTTATCTCAATACCTCTAACCCGCAAGAGCTTGCAAAACATGTTATGGAAGATGCTGATCCGACATTTGTGAGTAAAATGACTCCGGGTGACATTATCGTCGCCGATGAAAACTTCGGATGCGGTTCATCACGTGAACATGCCCCTATCGCACTTAAAGCGGCTGGTGTTGCTGCTGTTATCGCTCCGACGTTTGCCCGTATATTTTATCGTAATGCTTTCAATATGGGTTTGCCGATTTTTGAACTTCCTGAGAGTTTAGAGATCAAAGAGGGTGAATCGGTCAGCATCGATATGGATGCAGGGACAATCACCAACACTACAAATGGAAAAGTGTACAACTTTATCCCAATCCCGCCGTTTATGCAAGAGCTTATCAGTTCGGGCGGTTTAATGAATTATGCGCAAGTTGAAATTGCTTCAGGAGAGACAAAATAA
- the aspS gene encoding aspartate--tRNA ligase: MRSHFCTDLSEKNVGEQVILCGWANSYRDHGGIVFIDLRDKSGLIQLVCDPADNAHAHKLASDVRDEFVLIAHGTIRARGEGLVNPRLQTGAIEVVVSELIIENRSEPVPFVIGDNTVGEETRLKYRYLDLRNPSMYNTFKLRSKAAIAARNVLDSLGFLEVETPILTKSTPEGARDYLVPSRVHEGEFYALPQSPQLFKQLLMVGGFDRYFQIAKCFRDEDLRADRQPEFTQIDVEMSFCNQEDVIRVAEELITGMFAAADHEVHAPFNRIKYSDAMEWYGSDKPDLRYDLKMIDVIDIFARCDNEIFTSIAANPKMNRIKALRVPGADLVFSKREMKSFEDYVRKFGAKGLGYFQMKEDGLKGPLEKFFSAEDLQLLVDRTELQVGDVVFFGAGDKKTVWDYMGRFRIFIAEHEKMNLIDKDRFEFVWVVDFPMFEIEEGRVKALHHPFTMPRDLNHEHLEDIESIAYDIVLNGTELGGGSIRIHKQALQEQIFSLLGIGEEEAQEKFGFLLDALKFGAPPHGGFAIGFDRFMMLLSKKDSIRDVIAFPKTQKASCIMTQAPSPVELNQLRDLHIRLRESSK, translated from the coding sequence TTGAGAAGTCATTTTTGTACCGATTTAAGTGAAAAAAATGTTGGTGAACAGGTCATTTTATGTGGCTGGGCAAACAGCTATCGTGACCATGGCGGAATCGTTTTTATCGATTTACGCGATAAAAGCGGTTTGATTCAACTCGTATGTGATCCTGCTGATAATGCGCATGCACACAAACTCGCGAGTGACGTACGGGATGAGTTTGTCCTTATCGCTCACGGAACTATTCGTGCACGTGGTGAAGGTCTTGTAAATCCACGCCTCCAAACGGGTGCTATTGAAGTAGTGGTTAGTGAGTTGATTATCGAAAATCGCTCTGAGCCTGTTCCGTTTGTAATTGGTGATAACACTGTAGGTGAAGAGACACGTCTTAAATACCGTTATTTGGATTTGCGTAACCCTTCGATGTACAACACGTTTAAACTCCGCTCAAAAGCGGCGATTGCAGCACGCAATGTCCTCGATTCTTTAGGATTTTTGGAAGTCGAAACCCCTATTCTCACCAAATCAACCCCTGAGGGAGCACGTGATTATCTCGTCCCTAGCCGTGTCCATGAGGGTGAGTTCTACGCCCTCCCTCAATCACCTCAACTTTTTAAACAGCTGTTGATGGTGGGTGGATTTGATCGTTATTTCCAAATCGCAAAATGTTTTCGTGATGAAGATTTACGTGCTGATCGTCAACCTGAATTTACCCAAATCGACGTTGAAATGAGCTTCTGTAACCAAGAAGACGTTATCCGCGTTGCCGAAGAGTTGATTACTGGAATGTTTGCTGCGGCTGATCATGAAGTTCATGCACCGTTCAATCGTATCAAATACTCCGATGCAATGGAGTGGTACGGATCAGATAAACCTGATCTTCGTTATGATCTTAAAATGATTGATGTCATCGATATCTTTGCACGTTGTGATAATGAAATTTTTACTAGCATCGCTGCTAACCCGAAAATGAATCGTATCAAAGCCCTCCGCGTTCCGGGAGCTGATTTAGTATTCTCGAAACGTGAAATGAAAAGTTTCGAAGATTATGTCCGTAAATTCGGTGCAAAAGGTCTCGGATACTTTCAAATGAAAGAGGATGGTCTCAAAGGACCGTTGGAAAAATTCTTTAGTGCAGAAGATTTACAACTTCTCGTAGATCGTACAGAACTTCAAGTAGGTGACGTCGTTTTCTTCGGTGCGGGGGATAAAAAAACCGTATGGGATTATATGGGTCGTTTCCGTATCTTTATTGCTGAACATGAAAAAATGAACCTTATTGATAAAGATCGCTTCGAATTTGTATGGGTTGTTGATTTCCCGATGTTCGAAATCGAAGAGGGTCGCGTCAAAGCACTTCATCATCCATTCACCATGCCACGTGATTTGAATCACGAGCACCTCGAAGACATCGAATCGATCGCCTATGATATCGTCCTCAACGGAACTGAGCTCGGTGGTGGATCGATCCGTATCCATAAACAAGCACTGCAAGAACAAATTTTCTCCCTTCTTGGAATCGGTGAAGAGGAAGCTCAAGAGAAATTCGGGTTCCTACTCGATGCATTGAAATTCGGTGCACCGCCACATGGTGGATTTGCCATCGGATTTGATCGTTTTATGATGCTATTGTCCAAAAAAGATAGTATCCGCGACGTTATCGCATTCCCAAAAACTCAAAAAGCATCATGTATCATGACTCAAGCGCCAAGTCCTGTGGAGTTGAATCAACTACGTGATTTACATATACGTTTGCGTGAAAGTAGTAAATAA